The Brachionichthys hirsutus isolate HB-005 chromosome 1, CSIRO-AGI_Bhir_v1, whole genome shotgun sequence genome has a window encoding:
- the LOC137893536 gene encoding BTB/POZ domain-containing protein KCTD12-like, with protein MAQAENSSPFPEIVELNVGGQVYVTRLQTLTAAPNSLLWTKFTRSSPGDLPKDNKGRFFFDRDGFLFRYILDYLRDSDLFLPEFFKERRRLQKEADFFQLPELSGRLAARSKDSSYAEDSGDPEETELQSPTTSSSTSSSSDRNLSSPGARPGFITVGYRGTYTIGRDIQADAKFRRVARITVCSKISLAKEVFGETLNESRDPDRPPDKYTARYYLKYNFLEQAFDRLAQAGFHMVACNSTGTCSYGSHDPGEDKLWTSYTEYVFFR; from the coding sequence atggCACAAGCAGAGAACAGCTCCCCTTTCCCGGAGATCGTGGAGCTCAACGTGGGCGGCCAGGTGTACGTCACCCGGCTCCAAACTCTCACGGCGGCACCGAACTCCCTCCTGTGGACCAAGTTCACCCGGAGCTCCCCGGGCGACCTGCCGAAAGACAACAAGGGCCGGTTCTTCTTCGACCGGGACGGCTTCCTGTTCCGCTACATCCTGGATTACCTGCGGGACTCGGATCTTTTCCTGCCGGAATTTTTCAAAGAGAGGCGGAGGCTGCAGAAAGAAGCGGACTTCTTCCAGCTGCCGGAGCTGTCGGGGCGCCTGGCTGCGCGCAGCAAGGACAGCTCGTACGCGGAGGACAGCGGGGATCCGGAGGAGACCGAGCTCCAGAGCCcgaccacctcctcctccacctcctcctcctcggacaGGAACCTCTCCTCTCCCGGGGCCCGCCCCGGCTTCATCACCGTCGGCTACAGAGGAACCTACACCATCGGGAGAGACATCCAGGCGGACGCAAAATTCCGCAGGGTCGCTCGAATCACCGTTTGCAGCAAGATCTCTCTGGCCAAAGAGGTTTTCGGGGAGACCCTGAACGAGAGCCGCGACCCGGACCGCCCCCCCGACAAATACACCGCCAGGTATTACCTCAAGTACAACTTTCTGGAGCAGGCGTTTGACCGGCTCGCCCAGGCGGGCTTCCACATGGTGGCCTGCAACTCCACCGGGACGTGCTCCTACGGTAGTCACGACCCGGGGGAAGACAAGCTTTGGACCAGTTACACCGAATACGTTTTCTTCCGGTGA